One region of Nycticebus coucang isolate mNycCou1 chromosome 10, mNycCou1.pri, whole genome shotgun sequence genomic DNA includes:
- the DMWD gene encoding dystrophia myotonica WD repeat-containing protein isoform X1, with the protein MAAGGAEGGAGPGAAMGDCAEIKSQFRTREGFYKLLPGDCAARRSGPASAQTPAPPQPPQPPPGPASASGPGAAGPASSPLPSGPGPGPALPAVRLSLVRLGEPDSAGAGEPPATPAGLGAGGDRVCFNLGRELYFYPGCCRRGSQRSIDLNKPIDKRIYKGTQPTCHDFNQFTAATETISLLVGFSAGQVQYLDLIKKDTSKLFNEERLIDKTKVTYLKWLPESESLFLASHASGHLYLYNVSHPCASAPPQYSLLKQGEGFSVYAAKSKAPRNPLAKWAVGEGPLNEFAFSPDGRHLACVSQDGCLRVFHFDSMLLRGLMKSYFGGLLCVCWSPDGRYVVTGGEDDLVTVWSFTEGRVVARGHGHKSWVNAVAFDPYTTRAEEAAPTANGDGERSGEEDEPEAVGTGSGGGVPLSPLPKTGSITYRFGSAGQDTQFCLWDLTEDVLHPHPPLARTRTLPGTPGTTPPAASSSRGGEPGPGPLPRSLSRSNSLPHPAGGGKAGGPGGAAEPGTPFSIGRFATLTLQERRDRGAEKEHKRYHSLGNISRGGSGGGGSGDKPSGPTPRSRLDPTKVLGTALCPRIHEVPLLEPLVCKKIAQERLTVLLFLEDCIITACQEGLICTWARPGKAFTDEETETQTGEGSWPRSPSKSVVEGISSQPGNSPSGTVV; encoded by the exons ATGGCGGCGGGCGGCGCGGAGGGCGGCGCGGGCCCCGGCGCCGCCATGGGGGACTGCGCGGAGATCAAGTCGCAGTTCCGCACCCGCGAGGGCTTTTACAAGCTGCTCCCCGGCGACTGCGCTGCTCGCAGGTCGGGTCCGGCTTCTGCCCAGACCCCGGCGCCTCCCCAGCCGCCGCAGCCCCCGCCCGGCCCTGCCTCCGCCTCCGGCCCAGGCGCTGCGGGCCCCGCCTCATCCCCGTTGCCCTCAGGCCCTGGACCCGGGCCCGCGCTGCCAGCCGTGCGCCTCAGCCTCGTGCGCCTTGGGGAGCCTGACAGTGCCGGGGCCGGGGAGCCGCCCGCCACGCCCGCGGGGCTGGGCGCCGGGGGAGACAGGGTCTGCTTCAACTTGGGCCGCGAGCTCTATTTCTACCCCGGCTGCTGTCGCCGCGGGAGCCAACGG TCCATTGACCTCAACAAGCCAATTGACAAGCGGATCTACAAAGGCACTCAGCCCACCTGCCATGATTTCAACCAGTTCACTGCTGCCACAGAGACCATCTCCTTGCTGGTGGGCTTCTCAGCTGGTCAGGTGCAGTACCTGGATCTCATCAAGAAGGACACCAGCAAGTTATTCAATGAGGAG CGGTTGATTGACAAGACTAAGGTGACGTACCTGAAGTGGCTGCCTGAGTCGGAGAGCCTGTTCTTGGCGTCACATGCCAGTGGTCACCTGTACCTGTACAACGTCAGCCACCCCTGCGCCTCAGCCCCACCCCAGTACAGCCTGCTGAAGCAAGGCGAGGGCTTCTCTGTCTATGCTGCCAAGAGCAAGGCTCCTCGCAACCCACTGGCCAAGTGGGCAGTTGGTGAGGGGCCCCTCAATGAGTTTGCCTTCTCTCCTGATGGCCGGCACCTGGCCTGCGTCAGCCAGGACGGCTGCCTGCGTGTCTTCCATTTCGACTCCATGCTCCTGCGTGGGCTCATGAAGAGCTACTTTGGGGGTCTGCTCTGTGTGTGCTGGAGCCCTGATGGCCGCTACGTGGTGACAGGTGGTGAAGATGACCTGGTCACTGTGTGGTCCTTCACTGAAGGTCGTGTGGTGGCCCGGGGCCATGGCCACAAGTCTTGGGTCAACGCCGTGGCCTTTGACCCCTATACAACACGAGCAGAGGAGGCAGCGCCAACAGCTAATGGTGATGGGGAACGCAGTGGCGAGGAAGATGAGCCGGAGGCTGTGGGCACTGGCTCGGGTGGGGGCGTCCCGCTCTCCCCACTGCCCAAGACTGGCTCCATCACCTACCGCTTCGGCTCAGCAGGCCAGGACACGCAGTTCTGCCTGTGGGACCTCACTGAAGATGTGCTGCACCCTCACCCGCCCCTTGCCCGCACTCGCACCCTCCCTGGCACACCTGGCACCACGCCGCCAGCGGCCAGCAGCTCCAGGGGTggtgaacctggcccgggccccCTGCCCCGATCACTATCCCGCTCTAATAGCCTCCCACACCCAGCAGGCGGTGGCAAGGCTGGTGGCCCTGGTGGGGCCGCAGAACCAGGTACACCGTTCAGCATCGGCCGCTTTGCCACGCTCACGCTGCAGGAGCGCCGGGACCGGGGGGCTGAGAAGGAGCACAAACGCTaccacagcctgggcaacatcagTCGGGGTGGCAGTGGGGGTGGTGGCAGTGGGGACAAGCCCAGTGGCCCCACCCCCCGCAGTCGCCTGGACCCCACTAAGGTGCTGGGCACTGCACTGTGCCCACGCATCCACGAGGTGCCACTGCTAGAGCCTCTTGTGTGCAAGAAGATTGCCCAGGAGCGACTGACAGTTCTCCTGTTTCTGGAGGACTGCATCATCACCGCCTGCCAGGAGGGGCTTATCTGTACCTGGGCCCGGCCGGGCAAGGCG TTCACAGACGAGGAGACCGAGACCCAGACAGGGGAAGGAAGTTGGCCCAGGTCACCCAGCAAGTCAGTGGTAGAG GGCATCTCCTCCCAACCAGGCAACTCCCCAAGTGGCACAGTGGTGTGA
- the DMWD gene encoding dystrophia myotonica WD repeat-containing protein isoform X2: protein MAAGGAEGGAGPGAAMGDCAEIKSQFRTREGFYKLLPGDCAARRSGPASAQTPAPPQPPQPPPGPASASGPGAAGPASSPLPSGPGPGPALPAVRLSLVRLGEPDSAGAGEPPATPAGLGAGGDRVCFNLGRELYFYPGCCRRGSQRSIDLNKPIDKRIYKGTQPTCHDFNQFTAATETISLLVGFSAGQVQYLDLIKKDTSKLFNEERLIDKTKVTYLKWLPESESLFLASHASGHLYLYNVSHPCASAPPQYSLLKQGEGFSVYAAKSKAPRNPLAKWAVGEGPLNEFAFSPDGRHLACVSQDGCLRVFHFDSMLLRGLMKSYFGGLLCVCWSPDGRYVVTGGEDDLVTVWSFTEGRVVARGHGHKSWVNAVAFDPYTTRAEEAAPTANGDGERSGEEDEPEAVGTGSGGGVPLSPLPKTGSITYRFGSAGQDTQFCLWDLTEDVLHPHPPLARTRTLPGTPGTTPPAASSSRGGEPGPGPLPRSLSRSNSLPHPAGGGKAGGPGGAAEPGTPFSIGRFATLTLQERRDRGAEKEHKRYHSLGNISRGGSGGGGSGDKPSGPTPRSRLDPTKVLGTALCPRIHEVPLLEPLVCKKIAQERLTVLLFLEDCIITACQEGLICTWARPGKAGISSQPGNSPSGTVV from the exons ATGGCGGCGGGCGGCGCGGAGGGCGGCGCGGGCCCCGGCGCCGCCATGGGGGACTGCGCGGAGATCAAGTCGCAGTTCCGCACCCGCGAGGGCTTTTACAAGCTGCTCCCCGGCGACTGCGCTGCTCGCAGGTCGGGTCCGGCTTCTGCCCAGACCCCGGCGCCTCCCCAGCCGCCGCAGCCCCCGCCCGGCCCTGCCTCCGCCTCCGGCCCAGGCGCTGCGGGCCCCGCCTCATCCCCGTTGCCCTCAGGCCCTGGACCCGGGCCCGCGCTGCCAGCCGTGCGCCTCAGCCTCGTGCGCCTTGGGGAGCCTGACAGTGCCGGGGCCGGGGAGCCGCCCGCCACGCCCGCGGGGCTGGGCGCCGGGGGAGACAGGGTCTGCTTCAACTTGGGCCGCGAGCTCTATTTCTACCCCGGCTGCTGTCGCCGCGGGAGCCAACGG TCCATTGACCTCAACAAGCCAATTGACAAGCGGATCTACAAAGGCACTCAGCCCACCTGCCATGATTTCAACCAGTTCACTGCTGCCACAGAGACCATCTCCTTGCTGGTGGGCTTCTCAGCTGGTCAGGTGCAGTACCTGGATCTCATCAAGAAGGACACCAGCAAGTTATTCAATGAGGAG CGGTTGATTGACAAGACTAAGGTGACGTACCTGAAGTGGCTGCCTGAGTCGGAGAGCCTGTTCTTGGCGTCACATGCCAGTGGTCACCTGTACCTGTACAACGTCAGCCACCCCTGCGCCTCAGCCCCACCCCAGTACAGCCTGCTGAAGCAAGGCGAGGGCTTCTCTGTCTATGCTGCCAAGAGCAAGGCTCCTCGCAACCCACTGGCCAAGTGGGCAGTTGGTGAGGGGCCCCTCAATGAGTTTGCCTTCTCTCCTGATGGCCGGCACCTGGCCTGCGTCAGCCAGGACGGCTGCCTGCGTGTCTTCCATTTCGACTCCATGCTCCTGCGTGGGCTCATGAAGAGCTACTTTGGGGGTCTGCTCTGTGTGTGCTGGAGCCCTGATGGCCGCTACGTGGTGACAGGTGGTGAAGATGACCTGGTCACTGTGTGGTCCTTCACTGAAGGTCGTGTGGTGGCCCGGGGCCATGGCCACAAGTCTTGGGTCAACGCCGTGGCCTTTGACCCCTATACAACACGAGCAGAGGAGGCAGCGCCAACAGCTAATGGTGATGGGGAACGCAGTGGCGAGGAAGATGAGCCGGAGGCTGTGGGCACTGGCTCGGGTGGGGGCGTCCCGCTCTCCCCACTGCCCAAGACTGGCTCCATCACCTACCGCTTCGGCTCAGCAGGCCAGGACACGCAGTTCTGCCTGTGGGACCTCACTGAAGATGTGCTGCACCCTCACCCGCCCCTTGCCCGCACTCGCACCCTCCCTGGCACACCTGGCACCACGCCGCCAGCGGCCAGCAGCTCCAGGGGTggtgaacctggcccgggccccCTGCCCCGATCACTATCCCGCTCTAATAGCCTCCCACACCCAGCAGGCGGTGGCAAGGCTGGTGGCCCTGGTGGGGCCGCAGAACCAGGTACACCGTTCAGCATCGGCCGCTTTGCCACGCTCACGCTGCAGGAGCGCCGGGACCGGGGGGCTGAGAAGGAGCACAAACGCTaccacagcctgggcaacatcagTCGGGGTGGCAGTGGGGGTGGTGGCAGTGGGGACAAGCCCAGTGGCCCCACCCCCCGCAGTCGCCTGGACCCCACTAAGGTGCTGGGCACTGCACTGTGCCCACGCATCCACGAGGTGCCACTGCTAGAGCCTCTTGTGTGCAAGAAGATTGCCCAGGAGCGACTGACAGTTCTCCTGTTTCTGGAGGACTGCATCATCACCGCCTGCCAGGAGGGGCTTATCTGTACCTGGGCCCGGCCGGGCAAGGCG GGCATCTCCTCCCAACCAGGCAACTCCCCAAGTGGCACAGTGGTGTGA